One region of Archocentrus centrarchus isolate MPI-CPG fArcCen1 chromosome 6, fArcCen1, whole genome shotgun sequence genomic DNA includes:
- the nr2c1 gene encoding nuclear receptor subfamily 2 group C member 1 isoform X1, with protein sequence MDGQTQRIQLVSADNSMALGHRIQIVTDQQTGQKIQIVTALEPSSPGKQQFILANADYSPGGKVILAKQEGSPNKVILTTPDGSGVNQLLFTSPELTAQQIQFVTESSDQSIVKPVVEYCVVCGDKASGRHYGAVSCEGCKGFFKRSIRKNLVYTCRGSGECAINKLHRNRCQYCRLQRCIALGMKQDSVQCERKPVEVTAREKSVNCAASTEKIYIRKNLCSPLAATPTFASDKETARSTSLLESSMLLNIQQPFSKLENTILIPASPEKQDDPSQGDLGTLANVVTSLAHLNKSREASDSGNDLMGAETLSNGDSSMTDIQGDEQTASDISRAFDTLAKVLHTGDGSAGESLEATMQLMSGDQSDPVVELEGPLLSDSHIPFKLMMPLPVPEYLNVNYICESASRLLFLSMHWARSIPAFQTLGGQDNDINLMKACWNELFALGLAQCSNVMNVGTILSAIINHLQTSLQEEKLSPERVKLVMEHIWRMQEFCNSMSKLSPDSYEYAYLKAIVLFSPDHPGIDNIPQIERFQEKAYMELQDYVTRTYPEDSYRLSKLLLRLPALRLISAAVTEELFFAGLIGNVQIDSIIPYILKMESTDYNSQAVSGV encoded by the exons ATGGATGGGCAGACTCAAAGGATTCAGCTTGTGTCAGCAGACAACAGTATGGCATTAGGACACAGAATCCAG ATTGTAACTGATCAGCAGACTGGACAGAAGATCCAGATCGTCACAGCACTTGAGCCATCTTCGCCTGGAAAGCAGCAGTTTATCCTAGCAAATGCTGATTATTCCCCTGGGGGGAAGGTGATTCTGGCCAAGCAGGAGGGGTCACCCAACAAGGTCATCCTCACCACTCCAGATGGTTCTGGGGTTAACCAGCTGCTGTTTACCTCCCCTGAACTCACTGCGCAGCAGATTCAG TTTGTGACTGAAAGCTCAGACCAGTCTATTGTGAAGCCTGTTGTGGAGTACTGCGTTGTCTGTGGGgataaggcctcag GACGTCATTACGGAGCTGTTAGCTGTGAGGGCTGTAAAGGCTTCTTCAAACGCAGTATAAGGAAGAACCTGGTTTACACATGCAGAGGATCCGGAGAATGTGCCATTAACAAGCTGCACCGAAACCGCTGCCAGTACTGTCGACTGCAGCGCTGTATAGCTCTGGGCATGAAGCAGGATT CTGTGCAGTGTGAGAGGAAGCCCGTTGAGGTCACTGCCAGAGAGAAATCTGTCAACTGTGCAGCCTCCACTGAAAAGATCTACATCCGCAAGAACTTGTGTAGCCCTCTGGCTGCTACACCTACTTTTGCATCCGACAAGGAAACTGCTCG GTCTACAAGTTTGCTTGAGTCAAGCATGTTGCTGAACATCCAACAACCCTTCTCCAAGCTGGAAAACACCATCTTGATTCCAGCATCGCCTGAAAAG CAGGATGACCCATCTCAGGGTGATCTTGGTACACTGGCAAATGTAGTGACATCCCTTGCCCACCTTAACAAGAGCAGAGAAGCAAGTGACAGCGGTAATGATCTGATGGGAGCTGAAACACTTAGCAACGGTGACAGCTCAATGACAGATATCCAGGGAGATGAACAAACCGCAAGTGATATCTCTAG AGCTTTTGACACCTTGGCCAAAGTTCTACACACTGGCGATGGCTCAGCAGGAGAGTCCTTGGAGGCTACAATGCAGCTTATGTCAGGGGACCAGTCAGACCCTGTGGTGGAGTTAGAGGGACCTCTTCTTTCTGACAGCCATATCCCTTTCAAG CTTATGATGCCTTTGCCTGTGCCAGAGTACCTCAATGTCAACTACATCTGTGAATCAGCTTCACGGCTACTTTTTCTCTCTATGCACTGGGCACGCTCCATACCTGCCTTTCAAACCCTTGG TGGGCAAGACAATGACATTAACCTAATGAAAGCCTGCTGGAACGAACTTTTCGCCCTGGGTCTGGCACAGTGTTCCAATGTAATGAATGTCGGCACCATCTTAAGTGCCATTATCAACCATCTTCAGACCAGCTTACAGGAAG AGAAACTGTCCCCAGAGAGAGTAAAACTAGTGATGGAGCACATTTGGAGGATGCAGGAGTTCTGTAACAGCATGTCCAAGCTGTCCCCAGACTCTTACGAATATGCCTACCTCAAAGCCATCGTACTCTTTAGTCCTG ATCACCCAGGTATAGATAATATCCCACAAATAGAGCGGTTCCAGGAGAAAGCCTACATGGAGCTGCAGGACTATGTAACGAGAACATACCCAGAAGACTCTTACCG GTTATCCAAGCTGTTGCTGCGTCTTCCTGCCCTCAGGCTGATAAGTGCAGCTGTGACTGAGGAGCTGTTTTTCGCTGGGCTCATTGGCAACGTGCAGATTGACAGCATCATCCCTTATATCCTCAAAATGGAGTCCACTGATTATAATAGCCAGGCCGTCTCTGGTGTCTGA
- the nr2c1 gene encoding nuclear receptor subfamily 2 group C member 1 isoform X2 — protein MDGQTQRIQLVSADNSMALGHRIQIVTDQQTGQKIQIVTALEPSSPGKQQFILANADYSPGGKVILAKQEGSPNKVILTTPDGSGVNQLLFTSPELTAQQIQFVTESSDQSIVKPVVEYCVVCGDKASGRHYGAVSCEGCKGFFKRSIRKNLVYTCRGSGECAINKLHRNRCQYCRLQRCIALGMKQDSVQCERKPVEVTAREKSVNCAASTEKIYIRKNLCSPLAATPTFASDKETARSTSLLESSMLLNIQQPFSKLENTILIPASPEKDDPSQGDLGTLANVVTSLAHLNKSREASDSGNDLMGAETLSNGDSSMTDIQGDEQTASDISRAFDTLAKVLHTGDGSAGESLEATMQLMSGDQSDPVVELEGPLLSDSHIPFKLMMPLPVPEYLNVNYICESASRLLFLSMHWARSIPAFQTLGGQDNDINLMKACWNELFALGLAQCSNVMNVGTILSAIINHLQTSLQEEKLSPERVKLVMEHIWRMQEFCNSMSKLSPDSYEYAYLKAIVLFSPDHPGIDNIPQIERFQEKAYMELQDYVTRTYPEDSYRLSKLLLRLPALRLISAAVTEELFFAGLIGNVQIDSIIPYILKMESTDYNSQAVSGV, from the exons ATGGATGGGCAGACTCAAAGGATTCAGCTTGTGTCAGCAGACAACAGTATGGCATTAGGACACAGAATCCAG ATTGTAACTGATCAGCAGACTGGACAGAAGATCCAGATCGTCACAGCACTTGAGCCATCTTCGCCTGGAAAGCAGCAGTTTATCCTAGCAAATGCTGATTATTCCCCTGGGGGGAAGGTGATTCTGGCCAAGCAGGAGGGGTCACCCAACAAGGTCATCCTCACCACTCCAGATGGTTCTGGGGTTAACCAGCTGCTGTTTACCTCCCCTGAACTCACTGCGCAGCAGATTCAG TTTGTGACTGAAAGCTCAGACCAGTCTATTGTGAAGCCTGTTGTGGAGTACTGCGTTGTCTGTGGGgataaggcctcag GACGTCATTACGGAGCTGTTAGCTGTGAGGGCTGTAAAGGCTTCTTCAAACGCAGTATAAGGAAGAACCTGGTTTACACATGCAGAGGATCCGGAGAATGTGCCATTAACAAGCTGCACCGAAACCGCTGCCAGTACTGTCGACTGCAGCGCTGTATAGCTCTGGGCATGAAGCAGGATT CTGTGCAGTGTGAGAGGAAGCCCGTTGAGGTCACTGCCAGAGAGAAATCTGTCAACTGTGCAGCCTCCACTGAAAAGATCTACATCCGCAAGAACTTGTGTAGCCCTCTGGCTGCTACACCTACTTTTGCATCCGACAAGGAAACTGCTCG GTCTACAAGTTTGCTTGAGTCAAGCATGTTGCTGAACATCCAACAACCCTTCTCCAAGCTGGAAAACACCATCTTGATTCCAGCATCGCCTGAAAAG GATGACCCATCTCAGGGTGATCTTGGTACACTGGCAAATGTAGTGACATCCCTTGCCCACCTTAACAAGAGCAGAGAAGCAAGTGACAGCGGTAATGATCTGATGGGAGCTGAAACACTTAGCAACGGTGACAGCTCAATGACAGATATCCAGGGAGATGAACAAACCGCAAGTGATATCTCTAG AGCTTTTGACACCTTGGCCAAAGTTCTACACACTGGCGATGGCTCAGCAGGAGAGTCCTTGGAGGCTACAATGCAGCTTATGTCAGGGGACCAGTCAGACCCTGTGGTGGAGTTAGAGGGACCTCTTCTTTCTGACAGCCATATCCCTTTCAAG CTTATGATGCCTTTGCCTGTGCCAGAGTACCTCAATGTCAACTACATCTGTGAATCAGCTTCACGGCTACTTTTTCTCTCTATGCACTGGGCACGCTCCATACCTGCCTTTCAAACCCTTGG TGGGCAAGACAATGACATTAACCTAATGAAAGCCTGCTGGAACGAACTTTTCGCCCTGGGTCTGGCACAGTGTTCCAATGTAATGAATGTCGGCACCATCTTAAGTGCCATTATCAACCATCTTCAGACCAGCTTACAGGAAG AGAAACTGTCCCCAGAGAGAGTAAAACTAGTGATGGAGCACATTTGGAGGATGCAGGAGTTCTGTAACAGCATGTCCAAGCTGTCCCCAGACTCTTACGAATATGCCTACCTCAAAGCCATCGTACTCTTTAGTCCTG ATCACCCAGGTATAGATAATATCCCACAAATAGAGCGGTTCCAGGAGAAAGCCTACATGGAGCTGCAGGACTATGTAACGAGAACATACCCAGAAGACTCTTACCG GTTATCCAAGCTGTTGCTGCGTCTTCCTGCCCTCAGGCTGATAAGTGCAGCTGTGACTGAGGAGCTGTTTTTCGCTGGGCTCATTGGCAACGTGCAGATTGACAGCATCATCCCTTATATCCTCAAAATGGAGTCCACTGATTATAATAGCCAGGCCGTCTCTGGTGTCTGA